TCTCAACCAAATTATCTGGATTTTTGCTCTGTAATTGAAGAATATCAGCTTTAAGGGATTCAATttcctcatctttttcatCCACCTTGTGGTAAAGAAAACCATTTTCACTCTCAAGATCGCTAATTCTGTTTTTCATATCCAACATCTAAAAAAATGGTACAGTCAAGTCATGGGAATCAAAGCTTTTCGGATATAAATATTTACCTGCTGATGACGAGAGGGTGTTGAATGGTTATTTACTAACACGGAACCACAGTTTTCTTCTGCCGTATTTTCCAAAGCTGTTAAAATGGTCGATGAACTAAGGGACGCAAGGGTGTTGCTTTCAGAAACACCAGAAGACGGTTTATGATATAAACTATCCTCATCATCATCTATGTTTTGTCTATCGGCGACATTTGAACCATCCGTTGAGTTTTCGTGATCACTTTCATCTAAAACAGTAAATCCACACATTAAAAcaactgtttaaaaaaatgaacaagtgGATTTTAACCTGATGACTCCTCGAACAAATCTTTCTGTGTACCGGCATCACTTTCTTCATTAAGCTGAGATGAAGAAGATAAGGAATGAGATGGTTCGACGTCTTCATTGTAATAAGTTAGTCTCTTTTTAGCAACAGGCATATGAGAATTATTCTTTACAGTAtcagcttttttctttaaagatgCTTCTTCAGCCTCTTTCTTTGCCTGCTCTTCAgcctctttcttttcctgttcttcagcctttttctttgcttgttcttcagcctttttctttgcttgttcttcagcctttttctttgtctcttcttcagcctttttctttgcctgTTCATtagcctttttctttgcttgttcttcagcctttttctttgcctctTCTTCAGCCATTTTCTTTGCCTGTTCATcagcccttttcttttcctcttcgtCAATTTTGTTGGATATTTCACCAGAAGCATCCATTTGTGTTCGAAGTTTTTCCATTTCCGACCGGCCAGTCGGTTTTTCTACAttttgggaaaagaaaagacattcATAATGAATAAAACAGTAGTTTTCAGAATGTATCAGATCGTTACTTGAAAATTCATGAATTGTGGCCACAAGGACTTGTCTTTTGCCGTTTAAGTTCTCTagcctgaaaaaagaaaaccagcatGTTTATTCCTAAAagtattttctttaattaaatAGAAGAAGGAATACCTGATTTTAATCTCAGCCTTAGAATCCATTAGACTTTGAATTTTGTCGAGAAGAACTAAATTCTCTAATGGTAACTTAGGCAGCGATATCATCCCAGCAGTTCCAACAGTGTAGTCCCCAGTGGACTTAACTTTGAACAAAATGTGGATGCTATCCAAGTAAGAACTCTTCTTAGAAGACATTTAGAATGAcctaatatattttaaaatcaaaatacgaCCAATGGGACAGTTAACATTTGGGTTGCAGATGTAGCTTCTCAACATATACTCGCATATACTTATCGATAAAAGACATATTTGTAACTCATAAAACATATTTACCTGGGTCAACGCCAGGACAATTCACAATTTAGGAGAAAAAGCACTTTTATATTCTGCCTACACAAAAACGTGTTAAAAATGGCTTGCACAGATTCAACTAAAGGTGCTGTAGCGTGCAATCAGCTGATTCCCTTCCCGCGACAAGTGAGACAACTATGATCGATTCCGAAAGCATCCCTAAACACAGACATTTGACAATCGGACAATCGGCTGCTGCCTTTTTGCGATGACACACTAAATCATTTCATCGTCTACGTTAGTTAACTGACTTTGCACAAGTGataggtttgtttgtttcgacAGTGATTTAGTGAAAAAATATGGCTCAGCGGAGTGACGATGACAACAACGTTTGTAAGCGAAAGCGTCTTACCGGGAGCTCTAAGTGGACAATGAGTGCTATTTCACGACAGATAGCTGAACGTCAGGCCAATTTAGACATCGAAAATATGGTTATGTTACCGCAAGACCAATCCAGCGAAAAAATTTGTGGCAGTATAAGTCCGATGGATTTGGAAGTTTCTCCAATATATGTGGTTAGTAAATATAAATTACCTAAAAGACTGATGTATGTTATTCTATTTCCTTATATTGAACAAGAAATCGGATTTCTCACAAGAGCCAAAGAATATGAaggcttcttttttctttaatgatgAAATGGAACTGCAAGGTACAGGTtcatgaaaaatattattcaaATGCGTTAGTTATTTATACTTCTTACAACAAAAGATATCGCCGAAAACCAGGTGTTGTCAACTCCCACTCAATTAATAGGATTTTCCCCTGATGTTGAATCCATTTTGATGGAATCTGAATTCCCAGAGGCAGAGTTTGACGAGGAGTTCAACATTATTTATGAAGATGATAATGAAGATCCAGATGAGGAAGATCTTGAACTATGCGTAAGAAAACTATTCACAGCAGTGGCAAACTACTTATTCCTGGGGCAAACTATACTTAAAAAGACGATTTAATTAGTTTTTCTGCTTAAATACTCGCATTGATAAAAACGAttttaagaatttttgttcCACGAATAAGTAGTTTGCCACCTGTGTATATAGCTCACTTGTTGTGTTTCCTTTTAATCATAGAATAACGTCTTGAATTGTGTATATCTAGGAGAAAGCGGGAAATGAATTTGATCGCATTCAAATTGTACGATTACTTTCAGCTGCATTCTGTTTGAAACATGGTTTGTCTAAGTCAGGCCTTGGTGATTTTCTTgacattttaaatgtttcttctGGGCTTAATCAAGACGACGAGCTTAGAAGTCCATATATGTTTATGAAAAGATATGGGCTTTTAAAAGGCGACCTGAAAAGAATTTATCCGTGTTCTACATGCTCCAAGACACTGAAAAACGGCGAGAGTGGATATCCGACAGAAATTCAGCCCTGTGGTCACAATTATTGCAAGGAAACATCAGACAAATGCTACACTCTGTTGCTCCCCGTTGAAGAACAAGTGAGATTTTTTCTCCGTCACcatggaatttaaaaaattccacAAGAAACTCTTGATCAAGATAGAAAAGGCGACGTCTTTACTGGGGATCGTTACAAGCAGTACGTGAAAGACGGTCTCATCAACGAGCGAACAGTAACCATGCAAATTAACACAGATGGCGCTCAAAAATTTAAATCGAGTAAATATTCCTTCTGGCCCTTTATGGGTACTGTAAACGAAACGGGCATAAAACCCGACGATCAAATGTCATTTTAATGGCTATTTGGTTTGATAACAAGAAACCTCCAAGAAACGTATTTGTGGATCCTTGCGTCGATGTATTAAATCAACTTTGCTCGACTGGGGTTGAGTGTGATAATATAAAATACATAATACGGCCAGTCATTGTGACTGTGGACACGATTGCCCGACCAATTCTTCGAAACACAATGCAATTTAATGGTGCATATGGGTGTGATTTTTGCTTGCATCCCggtatttctttaaaaaagtatgggttcaataatttattttacaGTCGTTtccatttattattttcaggAAAATCagttaaaattggaaaaggaAACACTCTTGTTTATTGTGAACAATCGGACGATTCCCAACCGAAGTATCCCTTGCGTTCTACTTTGCAATATCGGAAGGATCTTGAAGTATTAGGcccttttttaaatcttttatttcacaCTTATTTCCCCATGTTTTGTATGAAACGTTACTAAAGAATATCTTTTGTAGGAAGCCATGAAAAGCGGCAAAACATTTCATGGGATAAAAGGGCCTACGTCACTTGCTGACATTGAAGGTTTTGATTTCATTGGAGCCTTCATCCCGGAGTACATGCATTGTATTTGTTTGGGTGTAATCCGCTATTTGATTCTCTTGTCGATATCCTCAACATACAGCAAAGAACCGTGGCACATAAGTAAGAATAAATTAACTATTTTCAACAAGCGCTTATCGCAAACGAAATCCCCGTATGACATCACAAGAACTCCGAGGACTTTAGAAACGATTAAGTATTGGAAAGCCTCGGAATTTCGAGCATTTGCTCTCTATTATTTCCCCCTTCTGGAGGGCATTTTGCCCGAGCCATATTTTTCCCATTTCGCCAATTTATCATACGCTCTTTCAGTTCTGTTACAAGAGTCCGTCCctactaattgtgtcaaagaTGTGGGTGTTCTTCTCGAAGACTTTGTTAAGAAAGTCGAATTATATTATGGGGAAAAGCACGTAAAATTTAATATCCATCTGTTGACGCatctttcaaaaagttttttAGACTGGGGCTGCTTGTGGGCCACATCTGCTTTTATACCGGAGTGGTTTAATGGTCAGTTGCAGGGGCTATCAAAAGGAACTCAGTCGGTTATTGAACAAATGGCgacttcttttttaatgaaaaattccATTCGCAATCAGGCCATAGACTTGTTAAAAGTCAGACAGTCCCTCTTCCTACTTCGAAATTGATTCATAGAATGATTTGCTTGCCAAACCTATACGAAATCCAAAACTATAAACGTTTGAATGTTGAAGGGGATATTAGCCTTAGTCTGCTgggtaaaaaaataatgagaAATCTTTCAATTGACGAGCAAAGTTATGTTGAAACTGCTTTACTTCACGAGGAAAACCACATTGGTTCAGGGGAAATTTCCAGAATGGTCGAAATGATAGAGAATACAGCTTGCGCTATTTATCCCAGAATTTGTTTTCGAAGTGGGAGCAATTCGACCTTCACTACATCCGCCTATGTGCGGTCAAAGAAGCGCATAAACTATTGCGCTCTCTTGAAAGatggtcgtttttttttcgtagaaaattttgtttttattgaagGAGCGAAACCAAATTTCCTGGTGTTTATTTTTGGCCGACCCATGGGCCAGGAATTTAAAAGCACTTATTCTCCCGTCTTACCGGGCAAAGAATTCGAAAGTTTACCTGGTCAGACCACAAGATTGACAGGGTTGGGTGACTTGGAAGCAATACTGCCATATcaaataataagaaaatgtgTAGTAGCAGCATATaattcctttctttcttcctttattGTTACGGCTTTAACAAATACCTTGGAAACTGATTAACAAAATggcaaaataaattttttgaacTTGCAATATGTGTTCGTTTTTGGGGTTAATATATCATTCATTATAGGGAAtcttttcttatctttttttgGGATAACCATTTCAAGGATAACAATAACCTGGTGCTCTTATCGACCTAAACATATTGGCATCGACGACTGCCCAGCGATAGGTAATTGCGATAACGATTTGTCATTCCGACTGCTGGCTGTATTTTTCTAATCGCTTCGACAATCGTCGATCAGTGTCGGGATTGGGAGCTCGGGTTTTAGCACGAACAGGTAACAACTTTTCCTTGTTTTGAAATCGACAGAAGGAAATTGCCGAGCATCGTTACGCGTGTCTTATATGGTCATTGATGCAAAGGGGCGATTCCCACCTCCGAATTGAGATTGGCCAAGGTCTACAGGATACTAACAAGGAGGAGACAATTAAAGGGCACCCCAGCTCCGCCCAGCTCTGTCTGCGGCGTGGCCAATGCGATAGTGCTCAAGAAAAACGGCAGATAGTATGTGGGAAGCATATTGGTCATCAGGATTAGGAGGGATTGGAgatgatgaaaaacaaaagaagaggcGACCAAGATTGCTGATATAAACCTATGGGAGAGAGGAGCGATAAGGGGTCAAGTATCAGTCATTTTCCGCTCGTCATGAAAATCCGGTTCATCTCTACAGGATAAACGTGTACACACAAATTCTCTTCAATaaaccagcagcagcagcagtagcGCTAGTCGTTATTATCATCATCATATTCCTACACACACGTAGTGTATACACCGTATAGTATATCCgcatagagagagagagatgaggATTTCCGATGGATGGCAAGAAGGAAATGAAAGGAAATTAATTATAGGGCGCGTGAAGATAAAAAGTATATATATTAACGCTGTCATTAAAGTATATATATTAGTcattatatatattatataataGTCATTATATATATTAGTATATATATTGTCATCATTAAACAAGTCTGTAATAAACTTGCTAATTTAAGTCAGGAACATGTATAATTTTTACTTATTTCATCAGTGTGTATGATAATGCGAACAAAGCatataaacaacaacaggcTGTACATTCGTATTTTACGTATATGCCCGTGTTAACTAGTAATAAGCTAGTTCTTGTTGGCATAAAACCCCTTATATTTCAGTAAGCATAGCGCTTATCAGTTTTCAGCACATAACCAGTATAAATTCTCTAGCTAGTACAAAACTAAGTATTTACAGATGTACCGCAAACCTGTTTTTTGCAAGTATGCGTATTCCTAATGAGTGCGCTAGCTAGATCCCCCTTCACCCGCCTAATTTTTCGTAGGGGAAAGAGTGTCTACGTTACTAAATTCTCCTCCGAGTGACTGAATCTgatctcttatagtttttgttgttttacttatcgtctcgtgagtgatttcgtctggcgtatttaaagtttcttttaatattgagtacgcaaattggtataaggcgttatgcgccgctgtatttgcctctttttttctatcttccaattgttttatcgtggctgttgttgaagttgtttgataactttttgatttttccttagtatacttgtattctaattcaactaattctttccagctgagaataaatgcggctcttggcgttttgatttcagagtcaggatttgttatatcatgggttttcaaatttgggtttaCTGGTGGTGAAGTTTCGTTAGTTAAGTCTGGGTAAACGGAGTCGGTCCTGAGAGTAGTCTgtggtaaaaaagatttctgcattcgcttaccgtgatggattttgttgaccaACGCAAGTagtaagagaaaaaaaattattagcaCTTTATCCTCCTGATTCAATTTTATTGTCTACTGTTTCGAAGTCTTTTTATACCGGTgacaaaatcttttatttcaatttcaagtctcgttgggacctccaattgtaagatttgccaggcgtgtatttattgacttctacaatagcaatacaatcaaaccaagaagcatgacaCTACTCTGactattgttgcgaataacattgcttttatacagaattgcaagtggcacattgggtgtggcttagatggcggtggcgtgtggtcacttggtcatgtgggcgtttcTTTGGTGttcaccttgcgtacactcaatatccgtgcagatttgccatcttctgtaaagcgtaaataatgcagatGGCTCGTTAcacactgttacattatgagtttatacttctacatgtaaacagaatcaaatatacttgtattcaatgtgaatacactgtgatatcatgaatttttacttctagatgtaaacaggatcaaacatacatttattcaatgtgaatacactgttatattatgagtttatacttctacatgtaaacagaatctaatatactggtattcaatgtgaatacaaagtgaaaccatgagtttatacttctacatgtaaacgtaatcaaatatacttgtattcaatgtgaataccctgtgatattatgaggtTATACTtccaaatgtaaacaaaatcaaatatacttgtattccatgtgaactcactgtgataccatgagtttttacttctatatgtaaacagaatcaaatatacttgtattcaatgtgaatacactgttatattataagtttatacttctacatgtaaacagaatcaaatatacttgtattcaatgtaaataaactgtaataccaagagttttttacttctatatgtaaacagcatcaaatatacttgtattcaattggatacactgttatattatgagtttatacttctacatgtaaagagcatcaaatataattgtattcaatgtgaataaactgttatattatgtttttatacttctacatgtaaacagaatcaaatatacttgtattcaatgtgaatacactgtgtgATAGCTTGGTTGGTACTCGAGTAGTGAACTGTATGGACTACGAGTATATTGTGTCGGTCACGATAAAACAAAGTCATGAATTCTGATCATCTATCATCAATCTAAAACACAAAAGAAGTTAGACAGGGATCAAGCAACATGGAACAATGAATAATTACCTATCAGAGCTAGCTTGGATGAGGAATAAAAGAATACGATACAACTGGGCCACTCAACACAGTGGGTGAACACCAGGTCAGGAGGGGCAAGGACCGTTATCACAGAAACTGAATGAATACATGATTAGATGCAATAGACAAGATAGCTCTAACACATGTTTGACTAGTACCTTGCTTAATGTTCCGTCTGGCAAGACTTCAACTCTAGTCAGACCTCAGTGCT
The window above is part of the Daphnia magna isolate NIES unplaced genomic scaffold, ASM2063170v1.1 Dm_contigs107, whole genome shotgun sequence genome. Proteins encoded here:
- the LOC123466648 gene encoding regulator of nonsense transcripts 2-like yields the protein MSSKKSSYLDSIHILFKVKSTGDYTVGTAGMISLPKLPLENLVLLDKIQSLMDSKAEIKIRLENLNGKRQVLVATIHEFSKKPTGRSEMEKLRTQMDASGEISNKIDEEEKKRADEQAKKMAEEEAKKKAEEQAKKKANEQAKKKAEEETKKKAEEQAKKKAEEQAKKKAEEQEKKEAEEQAKKEAEEASLKKKADTVKNNSHMPVAKKRLTYYNEDLNEESDAGTQKDLFEESSDESDHENSTDGSNVADRQNIDDDEDSLYHKPSSGVSESNTLASLSSSTILTALENTAEENCGSVLVNNHSTPSRHQQMLDMKNRISDLESENGFLYHKVDEKDEEIESLKADILQLQSKNPDNLVERITAVLSAVNGSTRVSVNEDNTAATHNVSRHSTSREHVMVQLVQGHNLRIEKSDLKCAITIGRLSSGNLHLMVNKIMESIYTRVFMSNHTLTGMAPRAKKVGNTPPTPVKPGLPREDVLAITRKFFFAWKVYHNQVIKPKDVRVAIRSKLSTETRAILAINTTDLEPGVNTIDEANEDSAN
- the LOC116920614 gene encoding uncharacterized protein LOC116920614, coding for MAQRSDDDNNVCKRKRLTGSSKWTMSAISRQIAERQANLDIENMVMLPQDQSSEKICGSISPMDLEVSPIYVKSDFSQEPKNMKASFFFNDEMELQDIAENQVLSTPTQLIGFSPDVESILMESEFPEAEFDEEFNIIYEDDNEDPDEEDLELCEKAGNEFDRIQIVRLLSAAFCLKHGLSKSGLGDFLDILNVSSGLNQDDELRSPYMFMKRYGLLKGDLKRIYPCSTCSKTLKNGESGYPTEIQPCGHNYCKETSDKCYTLLLPVEEQVRFFLRHHGI